A single genomic interval of Nocardia bhagyanarayanae harbors:
- a CDS encoding Fur family transcriptional regulator, which produces MQEKTLDPQKPVGIRSTRQRSAIAALLGDIDEFRSAQELHDELRKRGEGIGLTTVYRTLQSLADAGLVDVLRTDSGESVYRQCSTGHHHHLVCRHCGRTVEVEGPTVEAWAEAIACDHGFTEVSHTIEVFGTCRSCAETPRD; this is translated from the coding sequence GTGCAGGAGAAGACGTTGGACCCGCAGAAGCCGGTCGGGATCCGCAGCACGCGCCAGCGCAGCGCGATCGCCGCGCTGCTCGGTGACATCGACGAGTTCCGCTCCGCCCAGGAACTGCACGACGAGCTGCGCAAGCGCGGCGAGGGCATCGGTCTCACCACGGTCTACCGGACCTTGCAGTCGCTGGCCGACGCGGGCTTGGTCGACGTGCTGCGCACCGACTCCGGCGAGTCGGTCTACCGGCAGTGCTCCACGGGGCACCATCACCATCTGGTCTGCAGGCACTGCGGCCGCACCGTCGAGGTCGAGGGCCCGACGGTGGAGGCGTGGGCCGAGGCGATCGCGTGCGATCACGGTTTCACCGAGGTGAGCCACACCATCGAGGTCTTCGGCACCTGCCGGAGCTGCGCCGAGACGCCCCGCGACTGA
- a CDS encoding ArsR/SmtB family transcription factor, translating to MTAETAAAHSHTPYRSPGPAPVPARTVLEDAGELLRALAAPVRIAIVLQLRESPRCVHELVDALGVTQPLVSQHLRILKSAGVVHGERSGREVLYELVDDHLAHIVVDAVAHAEEG from the coding sequence ATGACCGCCGAGACGGCCGCCGCGCATTCGCACACACCGTATCGCTCCCCCGGACCCGCGCCCGTACCCGCGCGCACCGTCCTGGAGGACGCGGGCGAATTGCTCCGCGCCCTGGCCGCGCCCGTGCGCATCGCCATCGTGCTTCAGCTACGCGAGTCGCCGCGCTGCGTGCACGAGCTGGTGGACGCGCTCGGCGTGACCCAGCCGTTGGTGAGTCAGCATCTGCGCATCCTGAAGTCGGCGGGCGTCGTGCACGGCGAGCGGTCCGGCCGCGAGGTGCTCTACGAACTCGTCGACGACCACTTGGCGCATATCGTGGTCGACGCCGTCGCGCACGCCGAGGAAGGGTGA
- a CDS encoding TetR/AcrR family transcriptional regulator — protein sequence MPRVSEEHLERRRQQILDAARLCFARKGFFETSMQDVFTESGLSAGAVYRYFKSKNEIIAALATQTTVDLRAAIAEAVRTDPLPTPAQLVRGIAEEVVRRSGPDGPVRLAPQAWALALVHDGAAEPVRATMHAMRDLWRDYAVRMREQGWLPEDADTDAVAKAIIGFLPGFILQHLILEDLDPDTLARGVDLLIPVGKPVAR from the coding sequence ATGCCCCGAGTCAGCGAAGAACACCTGGAACGCCGCAGACAGCAGATCCTCGACGCCGCGCGGCTGTGCTTCGCCCGCAAGGGCTTCTTCGAGACGTCGATGCAGGACGTGTTCACCGAATCGGGGCTCTCGGCGGGCGCGGTCTACCGCTACTTCAAGAGCAAGAACGAGATCATCGCGGCGCTGGCCACCCAGACCACCGTCGACTTGCGGGCCGCGATCGCGGAGGCGGTGCGCACCGACCCACTGCCGACACCCGCGCAACTGGTGCGCGGCATCGCCGAGGAAGTGGTCCGCCGCAGCGGACCCGACGGGCCGGTGCGCTTGGCGCCGCAGGCCTGGGCCCTGGCGTTGGTGCACGACGGGGCGGCCGAGCCCGTGCGCGCGACCATGCACGCGATGCGCGACCTCTGGCGCGACTACGCGGTGCGCATGCGCGAGCAGGGCTGGCTACCGGAGGACGCCGACACCGACGCCGTGGCCAAGGCGATCATCGGCTTCCTGCCCGGCTTCATCCTGCAACACCTGATTTTGGAAGACCTCGACCCCGACACCCTCGCCCGCGGCGTCGACCTGCTCATCCCGGTCGGCAAGCCCGTCGCCCGCTGA